A genomic window from Triticum urartu cultivar G1812 chromosome 7, Tu2.1, whole genome shotgun sequence includes:
- the LOC125518810 gene encoding F-box protein At5g49610-like: MFERNTKSRLESHPGLTAEAAGLLTDDLILEIFSRLPARSLHRFKCVSVSWRDLITDPANRNKLSQTLAGFLYTSPGGRDHHFASVSGDGAAPFDLSLPYLRNDKDDKGITLVDACNGLLLCRRHKKNKATPWKEDHFGFVVCNPVTGRWVELPPQPQAPPRRYTHTTGLAFHPAVSSHFHVLHFEETYTGSYITGVNIYSSRTGAWSHRGSGIVEKVTLFARIKCVFAGGMMYLMGNLEEMNGEYVLVGVDMEGKVWKTIRTPYGRRFGTIGLSQGCLHYVVASVSDYDEIQVSEIALWCLKDRDSKELVLKHTANINKLMSMTEKMYMVAEIHPDCDTIFLVSFRGDTLAAYDMQHQKVGCILNLEKNTRQFLPYVPLFSESLADEDGR, translated from the coding sequence ATGTTCGAGAGGAACACCAAGTCGAGGCTGGAAAGCCATCCAGGGCTGACGGCGGAGGCGGCCGGCCTGCTCACCGACGACCTCATCCTGGAGATCTTctcccgtctccctgccagaTCCCTTCACCGCTTCAAGTGCGTCTCCGTGTCCTGGCGCGACCTCATAACCGACCCCGCAAACCGCAACAAGCTGTCCCAGACTCTCGCCGGCTTCCTGTACACGTCCCCCGGCGGCAGGGACCACCACTTCGCCAGCGTCTCCGGGGACGGCGCAGCCCCATTTGACCTTTCCCTCCCTTACCTGCGCAATGACAAGGACGATAAGGGCatcaccctcgtggacgcctgcAATGGCCTCCTTCTCTGCCGTCGCCACAAGAAGAACAAGGCGACCCCTTGGaaagaggatcattttggttttgtGGTGTGCAATCCCGTTACAGGGAGGTGGGTGGAGCTGCCCCCACAGCCGCAGGCGCCGCCGAGAAGATATACCCACACCACAGGCCTGGCTTTTCATCCGGCAGTCTCGTCCCATTTCCACGTTCTTCATTTCGAAGAGACCTATACGGGATCTTACATCACAGGAGTGAACATCTACTCTTCGCGAACAGGAGCCTGGAGTCATAGGGGCAGTGGGATAGTTGAGAAAGTTACCCTGTTCGCTAGGATTAAATGTGTCTTTGCTGGAGGTATGATGTACCTCATGGGCAATCTGGAGGAGATGAACGGTGAGTATGTTCTGGTGGGGGTAGACATGGAGGGGAAAGTGTGGAAGACAATCCGCACACCGTATGGTCGAAGATTTGGTACGATTGGATTGTCTCAGGGGTGCTTACACTATGTTGTAGCTTCTGTCAGTGATTACGATGAAATCCAGGTTTCTGAGATAGCGCTCTGGTGCCTCAAGGATCGTGACAGTAAAGAATTAGTCCTGAAGCATACTGCCAACATCAATAAGCTTATGAGCATGACTGAAAAGATGTACATGGTGGCTGAGATTCATCCAGATTGCGACACCATTTTCTTGGTTTCATTTCGTGGTGATACCTTGGCAGCCTACGATATGCAACATCAGAAAGTTGGCTGTATCCTTAATCTTGAGAAGAATACACGACAATTTCTACCTTATGTTCCTCTGTTCTCGGAGTCATTAGCAGATGAAGATGGGCGGTAG
- the LOC125523979 gene encoding putative F-box protein At1g50870, producing MEEAEKGEIFRMNTKPSSMKEAEKGEVFERNTKLRLDNDPKATAEAACLFTDDIILEILSRLPARSVHRFKCISVSWRNLIVDPANRKKLPQTLAGFLYFTTDDSGHHHHFASVSGGAPLFDPCLPYLQPDKYKDMTQVDTCNGLLLYRGGNNKLVACNWAKDDFRFVVCNPVTGRWVELPPSPQSPENRFSCIAGLAFDPAVSSHFYVLHFEQTIQGSYITAVNIYSSRTRAWTRRDSGMVEKVALFYLTRCVFVGGMMYLMGIHKGINEENVLVGVDMEVKVWKIIRVPHSSSVGTLGTSQGCLHFAIASSIDDIELWCLKDCDSKELVLKNTASIDKLTSMTRKWYSVAEIHPDCDTIFLVPWEGDALAAYDMQHQKVRCILNVEIKNGQRQRFLPYVPLFLESLADADGQ from the coding sequence ATGGAGGAGGCAGAGAAGGGGGAGATCTTCAGGATGAACACCAAGCCGAGCTCCATGAAGGAAGCGGAGAAGGGTGAGGTCTTCGAGAGGAACACCAAGTTGAGGTTGGATAACGATCCGAAGGCGACGGCAGAGGCGGCCTGCCTATTCACGGACGACATCATCCTAGAGATCCTCTCCCGCCTCCCGGCCAGATCTGTCCACCGGTTCAAGTGCATCTCTGTGTCCTGGCGCAACCTCATCGTCGACCCCGCCAACCGCAAGAAGCTCCCCCAAACCCTCGCTGGCTTCCTCTACTTCACCACCGATGACAGCGGACATCACCACCATTTCGCCAGCGTCTCCGGCGGGGCACCCCTGTTCGATCCTTGCCTCCCTTACCTGCAACCTGATAAGTACAAGGACATGACCCAGGTGGACACCTGCAATGGCCTCCTTCTCTATCGCGGCGGCAACAACAAGTTGGTCGCTTGCAATTGGGCAAAGGACGATTTCCGTTTTGTCGTCTGCAATCCGGTCACCGGGAGGTGGGTGGAGCTGCCCCCTTCACCACAGTCACCGGAAAACAGATTTAGCTGTATTGCAGGTCTGGCTTTTGATCCTGCGGTCTCATCCCATTTCTACGTTCTTCACTTCGAGCAGACCATTCAGGGATCTTACATCACAGCAGTGAACATCTACTCGTCGCGGACAAGAGCCTGGACTCGCAGGGATAGTGGGATGGTTGAGAAAGTGGCGCTGTTCTATCTTACTAGATGTGTATTTGTCGGCGGCATGATGTACCTGATGGGCATTCATAAAGGCATTAACGAAGAGAATGTGCTGGTGGGTGTGGACATGGAGGTGAAAGTGTGGAAGATTATCCGTGTGCCGCACAGTTCAAGTGTTGGCACGCTTGGAACATCGCAGGGGTGCTTACACTTTGCTATAGCTTCTTCCATTGATGACATTGAACTCTGGTGCCTCAAGGATTGTGACAGTAAAGAATTGGTCCTGAAGAATACCGCCAGCATCGATAAGCTTACGAGCATGACTAGGAAGTGGTACAGTGTGGCTGAGATTCATCCAGATTGTGACACCATTTTCCTGGTTCCATGGGAAGGTGATGCCTTGGCAGCGTACGATATGCAACATCAGAAAGTTCGTTGTATCCTTAATGTTGAGATAAAGAATGGACAACGGCAGCGGTTTCTACCCTATGTTCCTCTGTTTTTAGAGTCATTAGCAGATGCCGATGGGCAGTAG